CCATGTCCAAAGGGGTAATGAATCCTAAACAAGTTTTGGTATGGACATAGGAAACTGTTAGAagagagttttttgtttgtttttttttttttttttggttttaagggGCATGTGGATTAGAGCCACTAATGCATGACTGCTCTTGCATGTGCATAATCTACGTGCTGTCATCTGCTTGGGTGGCAGAATTGTCCTTCCTGGCCATTTTCTGCCTGTGCAGGTTCTAGTGCGAAACAAGCTGTTTGCTGATCTGAGCATCCCCAGAATAACTTGCTGGCAGCTCTGCGGGCTGATGGTTGGCTCTCTGGGTTGTCTTTGCATGTTTCTTATGGGAAAAGATGTTGTGCTAACTTAGCTAATGAGAAGCTCGTGGGTGCAGAAGACCTCTTCTCAAAGTGTGTCCTAGGCTGAAAGTTTAAAATATACTAATTTCTTCTGGTAGTATGAATTTAGCCTTAAGAAACACTACTTTGGTGGACTTCAGGCATGGAaaactatataaaataaattacattagcAATATAAAACCGTGGTCCCAGTCACTCTATTGTACTTCACCCTCCCTATCTTTAAATGAAGGTGACTGGTGGCAGACAACAAAATGTAACTTTGAAAGTATTTGTTAGTGAAAAATCTTACTGTGTAACTTGGAAAACATTACTAGGTGTCTCTttcctgaaagaaattaaatattagcATTGTAAGGCCTAAAATGAGACCTTGCAGTTACGAACAGCAGAGGGAGTGAATCACTGGAACATCACGTTTTCCGTGCAGGCATTAAGGGACGCTGTGCGGTTGCTAGTTTTAcagtttttcattagaaaatattcAGCAGAGAATAGATTAAGTGCACTTTTGTTCCTTAGCTCCGTTCCCACAAAATCAGGAACagtttttctgttagttttctgctttgccttttccaGAGGACAGATGGTTATTCTGATCAATAGACTTTACTAGGTGGTTTGCTTTTTGGGCAGCCAGATAGCTGACTGTGAGAGACAGTCTTAGGTTGAACTGGTTTCCTAAAATACATCCTGGACTGGATTGTAGAAACAAGTAGGTGCATGTGGTAGTGGGGGAACATTTGTCTTAATGAACATGATAGCTGTTTTCCAGCAAACTTTGGACCTTATTTAATGTTTCCATTTGGTTGCAAATGCTCTGCAGCAACTGTACCAGGGACTGCTGTGGTCTGTTTCTCATTCCCTTGTCCTGCCTTCTTGCTTGCCGTAGCACTGACCTTGTTGTAACCTGGTTCAGGGAGCTAAACCAGATTGAAGGCTAATCGCTCCTTATTTCTATAGGATTTGTGTTCAGATGGTTTGGCGCTCTGAAGTGACTTACTGGCAGGTCAGATGAGCACCACTGTGGGGAAGAGGCTTGGCGGAACTATAGTAGTCCTGTGCAACTTCAGACTGTTTAGGAATAATTTTGATCAGGGTTTCAGTGGCACTTCAACTCTGAATTTCTAAAACTTATTTAGGGACTCTGCAGTGTGTTTTGCTTATTCAGTTATGCTGGTTACTGGTATTtgaccttttgttttcttctttttttcacatttcatagTCCTCATGTGGTGAAATATTATGGCAGCTATTTTAAGAATACAGACCTGTGGATAGTCATGGAATATTGCGGCGCTGGATCTGTGTCTGATATTATTCGATTACGAAATAAAACTGTACGTCCTTTCTCCTTTGAATGTATGAATGGGAAACAGGCGTGTGCAGTAGCTGAAGGAAGCTGAGTAGTTTGGGCATAATTCCCACGGTGTTCAATGCCTGACACAACCATTGGCCATACTTGAGATATGCAGGTCCTTTGCTcctctgaaaatgagaaagctgATTACATTGGTCGAGTTTTAATTATCTGGACAATGTAATCAGTGGAGCAGATTTTGGTTTGTTGGCTTTCCTGAAAACCCAGACCGATTCTGAGTAACAGACTCTACTTTGTCTTACTTCGGTTATTGCAGGATAAGAATTACTAGTTGAGAAAGGGTTATGGTATGTGAAATAtggtatgtgtgtatatgtatacttGTTGTAATCTAATTCTACTACATAATGCTGTAACTCGCTAACTAATTTCCCATTAGCATGACAACCTTTCATGAAGGCAATTAAATGGTAATTAGTGAATGTCAGGAAAACAGACTGAAACACAATAGTGTTATATCTCAGCAACTGATAGGTTGGCAGTAACTCTTCTTTTCTTTAGCTCACAGAGGAGGAAATTGCTACAATAGTGCAATCAACACTGAAAGGACTAGAGTACCTGCATTTTATGAGGAAAATACACAGGGACATCAAAGCTGGAAATATATTGCTAAATACAGAGGGACATGCTAAACTTGCAGATTTTGGAGTGGCAGGACAACTCACAGTAAGTAAAACCAAGATGGTGATGGTTGTGTACACGTCAGTTTATCTTTTTAACCTGCATGTGAGTATGACATGCTTGTGAAGACTTTGAGAAATTGTTCTAAACTGGTTTTTAGCACTTTACATCAACATAATGAGATGCCAAACCAGCAAGAGATTAGAGCAGAGCTTCCTTTATGGAAGCTGCTATACCTAAGTAATGGTTTGCAATagcatttgctgttttcttcagaatattaGTAACTTCTGTAAGCACATTTCAATTCCTCTTTGCAGCTCTCTGTATCCCAGTGTTGCTGAATCTAATAACGTGCGTGTGTGCAAATGGAAGATAATTAAGGTGATGATTCATTAGTGAATGTTTGTGGCTAATACAATTGCCATTGTCTGGATCTTTATCCTGTTCTTCTTCTCAGGACACCATGGCAAAACGGAACACAGTTATAGGGACCCCATTTTGGATGGCTCCAGAAGTGATTCAAGAAATTGGGTATAATTGTGTTGCAGACATCTGGTCTCTGGGAATCACTGCAATAGAAATGGCTGAAGGAAAGCCACCATATGCAGATATTCATCCTATGAGGGTAACGACTGTggccttttaaaatgtattgctgtATGGAAAGGATTTGCTATTATAGCTGGCTGAATAACATATCAATATACcatcttgcttttaattttaaatttttttttcagttctttgtacTGTTGATTAAATGAAAAACAGGTCTTTGAGAAGGAGAATCTGCATGGGAAGGAAAATCACGATCCTCTTCTGTTAAGACATAGCTGAAGCTCCCTGTGTTGGGTGTGAAGAaacatattttcagctgtttaatccaaagtgatttttcttttttatgcaagcacagatttttaagacttaaaaatGGCAGATTCACACCTTTTGGGGCATGTAATGGCTCAGACAGAGGTGTAAGCACCTGGTGAGAAAAGTCTGATTTCTTGCTACTTGATCCATCTGAGCAAATTTATGTATAATATTGGCACAAACTCTTCAGAAGCAACAAACTTGAAATGTCTATCGTTCTTTAGTACCAGCGtatgtttgtgtgtatttatGTTGTATTGTTGGAAAGCTTTAAACTTTGTTTGGAAATCTGGaatattcttctgttttcagGCAATTTTCATGATTCCTACCAATCCGCCTCCAACATTCCGGAAACCAGAGCTCTGGTCAGACAATTTTACGGACTTTGTAAAACAGTGTCTTATTAAGAGCCCGGAGCAGCGTGCCACTGCAACACAGCTTCTGCAGGTCTGCCTTTTCTTACAAGAACGTAAGCTCTAGAGAAGGCTTGCTAGGGTAGGCAGTGCTGCATGTCTGTTGGTTTCATTTCTTGCTGCTCCTGCTTACTACAGATTTTACTGTTTTAATATCTCGTTTTAAAAATTTTACACTCAACTTTTCAGTTCTTCTCTAAGAACCAGTCTAACTTCAATTTCCTATCTTTGTCTTCCCTGGGTTGCTTGTTTGTCTTTTggagttttgtgttttggttttttttttttttttttactttcaaattcTCACCAGCACTGCCAAGAAACTGCCTATTAAAACTAAAAAGGGGAGGCTAAATGAAAGTGATTGCTCAGAATGGTCTAGGTATGGTGATGATCTGTGTAATTGGTTCTTTACAGCTAAGCTGCTAAGGAAAGAAATAAGTAGAGTTTGGGAGGGGAATGAGCCCAAGGTCTCACAGCAGTAGTGCCTTTGGATCATGTTTATTTTAGCAATGTATTGAGTTAAACCTTAATTTTGATTGGAAGTAGGCCATAGTGACGGTGTCTTACTGTTTCATCTTGGTTTGCATGcagtgcttatttttttttaaaatacttctcagCACCCATTTGTTAAAAGTGCCAAAGGAGTGTCAATTCTGCGAGACTTGATTAATGAAGCAATGGATATCAAGCTGAAACGTCAAGAGGCGCAACAGCGTGAACTAGATCAAGATGATGAAGAAAATTCAGTGAGTATTTAATAGCAACAGTGTACGAAGTCCAAACTCTTGCTCCTTTCGTAAGGCTTAGCtgctttggtttttcattttgcaatgtTTTGTCCAATTGCCTGTGGATTTGACTTAGTTCTCCAGTTTTCTACTTTATGACTGCTTAACCTGATGCTTGGTCTCTGTTCAATCCTTATATTTGAGTGGGATAGCCAGCATGTATGGCTTACTGTTTAGCTTAGAGCGTAGCTAGTGACCTGCGATTGAGTAAGTCTACAAAGTAGTGTATGCAAAAGACTTGGTACGTTTTCCCAGTTGGATTATATTATTTATGCAGTAATGAGAATTTTTCATTGTAGATTCAGTTCTTAGTATAAACTAATAATATCACCCATGGTGCACTATAAGTACGTTATGTTGTTTTACTATTGTTGTGCTTTAGAACCTTCCTTATAGAAACTTTCTACTACACAAGAGCAACCGACAGAAGCCTGAGGTGAGGGCATGACAAGTGTTCAGgggattgctgtgaatttaagtTCGAGCTCCTTGTTTCAGTGGTTACAGCATGTGAATATGGAAAGCATGTTGAAAGCTGTTTTTTGAGCCTCTGCCTGCTTCAACCTGAATAAATGAAAGGGGCAGCAAAAGGCATTGTATGCCAGAGTCCTTTTCAGAGGTTAGACTTGAATAGCATGGTCACAGTATCTATGCTTGAAGACATTGTTCATCTAGTTTTCCAGTTCAGGACTGCCTATTTGTTCAGTGTGGAAGTATCTTTATTGGTCATGTTGCCATGATGTTGACTCTTAAGAGTGTTGTCCCTACCCTCTCTCCTTCATTTCTGACTGATCTGGAGTCATATTGCTGAGAGATGGTGTCTATGTAGTGGAGTTGAGTGGTTTCTgtcggggggtgtgtgtgttttcctAAAGCTTCTCTACTCCGTGTCTGCTAGCAGAAGAGCATTCCCAAGCACTTCCCAAGTGCTGTGGAAATTTCTGCTGTAGTCCTTTGTTAAATGATGTGTAGCTAACAGATTTATTACTTCCTCTCACCCACTCATCTCCacataaaattacttttcctcCATTAACATATCCTGTagttttctcctcctcttgctaTTGGTTTTGAGGTTGGGAAGTAAATTATGTAGACAGCTTTGACAGAACAGATAAAATGCATGGAACACCAGAAGGTGGAGGGGTGTACTTCTTTCTTTCAATGACATTGAGATGCAGTATTACAGCTTGATGTGCGAGATCTGTGTTTTCCCTCTAACAGTAATACAGATCAGTAAGCCCATGGTCATGCATAAAGAACTGTGGACTTCATCCTTATAACAAAACATGAGCATCTCATCCAAGGTGAGATGCTAGAAACTCTACTGTAAACCTAGGAAGTGACTTCCGTTGTTGTAGTTGGATACTTGGTCCacatttccaagaaaataaatagattGTGGAAATTTTGACCTTGTTCTTCATGAAATCCTACTCACAATGTATACTTAGTGAAGCACACACCACCTAATGAAACTATGACCTTTGGCTGACGTAACTATCTGCCAGGAAGTTGTCCTGCCAGAATTTGTTTTAGGAGCTTGTGTTTTCCTACAGAATCAGTCTCTTGAGCCTTGACAGCAATAATTCAAACTTCTATAATATTAGTACCTATTAACAAATGGAAagataagaaataattttcatctgaaaacaatGACTAGACTTTgataatttcattcctttttaaagACTTGCAAATTCAGTTCATTTTTCTCCAGTGCTTCTCCAGTTTATAGCAAGTAAAACTACCTAAATGTTAAAGACAAGCTCCTAAAAAATAGGGCGATCATTTTTCTCCAGGGTGCCACATGCGCTCAAAACTTAGACCTGTTGCTGTCTAATAACTAATACTTTACCACTTGAGATAGGGGTTTTATGTCAACAGTTAAAACTAGCAACATGAATAGAAACACTAACAACTGAATGAGTATTGTAATCTACTCTTACAGACAGGTCACCAGGTCAGAAATGAGGTACAAGATGCATTGAGAAGCTTTGGCTGATTATTTATCTGTTCTCTTATTTATCAAGCTGGCAGAAAAGTATAAAGACTTCATTACCTGCTTGGAGATGACAGGGAGAGAACTAAGTACATAAAATGTCGTTGGCTTCCGTGTGTATTTGTAAAAATCTCTGAATTAGTAAGACTTGTTAGTGTACTTGAGTACAGACACTCTTTGTGGGAGTTCACCACCatcagtaaaaatgtatttatggcaTCCTTGTACAGGAAGAAGATGAAACCGATTCAGGTACCATGGTGAGGGCGAGCGGAGATGAAACTGGTACCATAAGAGCTGTCAACACGATGAGTGATGGAGCCAACACAATGATAGAACATGATGGCACCTTGGAATCCCAGTTGGGTACAATGGTCATaaacacagaagaggaagaggaagagggcaccatgaaaagtaagaaaacatCTTTAACTTCTAGAATATTATTTAAGACCTAATGTGGGCTATGATATGTATTCCCAACctgctttgctgttttttgtAGCTTACTGTGATGTCTTTTGGTTGTAGGGAGCTAAAACTCCTAGGTCAATGCTCTCTGGCAGTAGAGAAGAGAGACCCTTTCTAGGTCCAAGTTTCAAGCCATTCTTTTTAGTCTTGCACTTGGTATAGCTGGTGAATTGTGCACAATTTCTGCAAGCTTCTGTGCTGATAGAATAAGATCTGATTCTAGCTAgtatggtttttttgttggttcttttttgcctgttttgtcTTACAGAATGTAGAGGAGGGAGACTCTAGCACAGGGTTAATCAAAAAATTTGTGTTGCTTTAGAAGGTGATCTGGCTGTAACCTGGCATGTGAAAACAGCAAGTCTGTTTCAGAACTGATGCATCAAATTAAGGGCTACATTTATGAAATGACAGATATCTTGCACATTTCAAACACAGCAAGGCACGCAGTGGGAGGAGCGAGCATCTCTAGACTTGTGTGTTCCTTTAGTGTTACTTTAATCACTAAGGACAACTGAATAAACTGCTGTTCTGAGACATTCAAGTTGAAATTTGTTCTGCCCTAAAATAGAAAAGCTTGCTAAAACTACATGCCTTGTCATAGGATGTAAGTTTTAAAATGATGTGACTTTGATCCCTGATAGTCTGTGGAAGACCTCACAGCTTCAGCTGGAAAAGggttaaaaatgtttctttgatTAAAGAAATGGCAGTGAGAGGCTGCCTGGAAAAGTgactagaagaaaaagaatgttttctcaATTATGGATTCTCATAGAAATCTGTTCCCAATGACTGGGTAGCCTCAGGAGTATTGAGGCAGAGGTAGTCACAGATGACTCAGCTGGCCAGCTCAGATGTTTGTTCAAGGACCGAGGAAAGTGCTGAGTGGGGGCTCAGCAGTAGTTAAATATGACCATCATCGGCAAGGCTTGTTCTTTTGGCTCTTGCACTGCTTCTGAAGACTTCCTTGGCTATCTGATTTTGAACCTTTAGCTCTTGTGGGCAAGGAAAAAATTCTTAACGGGATTTTTCCAAACTCCTTTTCTCAGGAATTTCTGTGTTGAAAGCTTCTTCCATGTGGGGGCTCTCTAGAGCTTGTGGAAAGATGCTGGTTTTGGGAGTGAAATTTCAGCAGAATCCGTTTAAAGAGTTTTCCAAACTTTGGCAAACATTGATTCAGCACATTAAAAAACAGGTGTCAGCCTATGTAGCAGCTTGTTGCAATAAAGTCAGTGGAGTAATGCCATCGGGTTTTGTGGAACAAGGTAGCTCTAGCAAGGAGACGGATGCTTAGAGTAGCTAAAAGGTCACCCAAAGAGTGGGACGTGTTAACAGCCTTAAATAAACCTAGTGAAGTTGCAGTTTCTTTACAAACAGAGAGTAGGGTTAGTTTCTCATCATCAGTGTGTGTTGTTCCATTTCGTGATTCACAATACAGAGGTTTTACTGTCTGTGGTGCTCCTGACAGGCTACCAAAGGTGTGTAAGTAAAGTGCCTCTTCACTTTATCTTCCTACGTTTAACATGTGCTTATCTTCTCACCATCTTTTTAAGATGGCAGTGCTTGTAACTCAGAAGCATCTAATGCTCTCTACGAAGTAGTGTACAGGGGTTTGAGGAGATGCCTTTGATGATATCTCTTCTGCAAGGACATACTCTCATTTTGAGTAGAATCAGTTATGAGGATATAGCAATGTCTTTAATAGAGTGTAGTATCTAACCTCAAGAGGGAGCTCCAAAACA
The nucleotide sequence above comes from Calonectris borealis chromosome 17, bCalBor7.hap1.2, whole genome shotgun sequence. Encoded proteins:
- the STK4 gene encoding serine/threonine-protein kinase 4 isoform X3, giving the protein METVQLRNPRRQLKKLDEDSLTKQPEEVFDVLEKLGEGPHVVKYYGSYFKNTDLWIVMEYCGAGSVSDIIRLRNKTLTEEEIATIVQSTLKGLEYLHFMRKIHRDIKAGNILLNTEGHAKLADFGVAGQLTDTMAKRNTVIGTPFWMAPEVIQEIGYNCVADIWSLGITAIEMAEGKPPYADIHPMRAIFMIPTNPPPTFRKPELWSDNFTDFVKQCLIKSPEQRATATQLLQHPFVKSAKGVSILRDLINEAMDIKLKRQEAQQRELDQDDEENSEEDETDSGTMVRASGDETGTIRAVNTMSDGANTMIEHDGTLESQLGTMVINTEEEEEEGTMKRRDETMQPAKPSFLEYFEQKEKENQINSFGKNVSGQTKNSSDWKVPQDGDYEFLKTWSVDELQRRLSALDPMMEQEIEEIRQKYQSKRQPILDAIEAKKRRQQNF
- the STK4 gene encoding serine/threonine-protein kinase 4 isoform X1 produces the protein METVQLRNPRRQLKKLDEDSLTKQPEEVFDVLEKLGEGSYGSVFKAIHKETGQVVAIKQVPVESDLQEIIKEISIMQQCDSPHVVKYYGSYFKNTDLWIVMEYCGAGSVSDIIRLRNKTLTEEEIATIVQSTLKGLEYLHFMRKIHRDIKAGNILLNTEGHAKLADFGVAGQLTDTMAKRNTVIGTPFWMAPEVIQEIGYNCVADIWSLGITAIEMAEGKPPYADIHPMRAIFMIPTNPPPTFRKPELWSDNFTDFVKQCLIKSPEQRATATQLLQHPFVKSAKGVSILRDLINEAMDIKLKRQEAQQRELDQDDEENSEEDETDSGTMVRASGDETGTIRAVNTMSDGANTMIEHDGTLESQLGTMVINTEEEEEEGTMKRRDETMQPAKPSFLEYFEQKEKENQINSFGKNVSGQTKNSSDWKVPQDGDYEFLKTWSVDELQRRLSALDPMMEQEIEEIRQKYQSKRQPILDAIEAKKRRQQNF
- the STK4 gene encoding serine/threonine-protein kinase 4 isoform X2 yields the protein MCSISICPTSYGSVFKAIHKETGQVVAIKQVPVESDLQEIIKEISIMQQCDSPHVVKYYGSYFKNTDLWIVMEYCGAGSVSDIIRLRNKTLTEEEIATIVQSTLKGLEYLHFMRKIHRDIKAGNILLNTEGHAKLADFGVAGQLTDTMAKRNTVIGTPFWMAPEVIQEIGYNCVADIWSLGITAIEMAEGKPPYADIHPMRAIFMIPTNPPPTFRKPELWSDNFTDFVKQCLIKSPEQRATATQLLQHPFVKSAKGVSILRDLINEAMDIKLKRQEAQQRELDQDDEENSEEDETDSGTMVRASGDETGTIRAVNTMSDGANTMIEHDGTLESQLGTMVINTEEEEEEGTMKRRDETMQPAKPSFLEYFEQKEKENQINSFGKNVSGQTKNSSDWKVPQDGDYEFLKTWSVDELQRRLSALDPMMEQEIEEIRQKYQSKRQPILDAIEAKKRRQQNF